The Imtechella halotolerans DNA window ATATAAAATTTGTCAAAAATAATTTTGAACCATGCGGTGTACTTTTCAGGTTCTTTTTCTATGTCTGATTTGACCTCCTCAATAGCCATCCATTTCCAGTCCGCCACTTCTTCTGGATTTATTGTTGGAGTTTCATTATAATATCCTACCATGACATGATCAAATTCATGTTCTGTAAGACCATTATCAAAAGGAGCTTTGTAAATGAAGGAAACCTTCTCTTCTAAATCAGTTACAAACCCCATTTCTTCCATTAATCGTCTTTTCCCTGCTTGAATATTGGATTCTCCATGACGTTGGTGACTACAGCAAGTGTTCGTCCATAGTCCTGGAGAGTGATATTTGTGAAGTGCTCTTTGTTGAAGCATTGTTTCACCTTGGTCGTTGATAATAAATACAGAAAACGCCCTGTGTAATAAGGCTTTTTCATGGGCTTCCATTTTAGGCATTAGTCCAATTGGGTTGTCTTGCTGGTCAACTAATATAACTTCTTCTTCTTTCATAGTTTTTGAATACACAACAAAGCTACAAAATAGGTGTCAGCAATCAAATAGTGGAGTTGATTTGATCATTATAATGAGGGTTTTACTATCTTTAATTCAATGAATTTTATTTGAATGTCTGGTAAACGATTAGATACGGAGCGCTTGTATTTACTTCCAACCACATTGGAAGATGCTGAGTTTTTTATGAGATTAGTCAATACACCTAAATGGCTTAGGTATATTGGAGATAGAAATATTAAGACTGTTGATGATGCAAAGGGATATATTGAACATCGCGTGTTGAGTCAGTACAAACGATTGGGATATTCAAGTTTTACTATTATTAGAAAGAGTGATCATGAAAAGTTAGGTGTCTGTGGGATATACGAAAGAGAAGGATTGGATTCTAAAGATATTGGCTTTGCTTTTTTACCTGAATTTGAAGGACAGGGTTTTGGATATGAGGCAGCTTCAGCACTAAGAGATGCTGCTTTCAAAGAGTTTGGGTTGTCAGAGCTACTTGCTATAACCTCTCAATCAAATTTAGGATCTCAGAAATTATTGCTAAAGTTAGGTATGCAACCACAGGGTAAAATAGTACTACCGAATGAAACTGAAGAACTTTTTCTATTTTCCCTGAGCAGGTAATTTAGTCACGTGAAAAGCTAATGTAGCTTCCTTTTTTTATTCCCCATTTTTCCATAAGACCTGCGTTAATTTCTAAGACGTATTGGGCTGGTACTTCTGAAGGAAGTGATGATTCATCCATGGGCGTGGTGTTTTGATGAAAACTAACTACTTTCAAGTCTTTGTCTAAATAGATGATATCTAGTGGAATGATGGTGTTTTTCATGTAGAAATAGCGAGGCTCCTCTTGGTTAAAGATAAACAGCATTCCTTGAAGTGGTTCCATATGTTCTCTGTACATAAGGCCTACTTGAGTTTCAGCTGGTGTTTCTGCTATTTCAATGGAAATTACTTTTAATAACTTTCCATTGGCATTAAATATTGAAGCCGTACCTTCTTTAGTAAAAGTGATTTCTGCCAAATTAATGTCTTGCGGTGGAGGGTTGCATTTTCTTAAAATAATAAGAGAGAAAACCCCCATTAGTGATATACTAATAAGGGTTTTTCCAATATGTTTTTGAAAAATTGCTATCATGCCATTTTAGGTTTTCTAAACATAAAAAAGAATCCAATCAGAATAAAGGGAATGCTAAGCCATTGTCCTGTAGATAACAAATCAAGACTTTTTTCGAAACCTCCCTGACTTTCTTTAACAAATTCTACTATGAAACGAACAGTCCATAATAGAACTAAAAATAGACCGAAAAGAAAACCTGGTTGTTCCTTTTTAGTTGTTTTCCAATAAGCATACCACAGTATGATGAAGACGAATATATATCCAAAGGCTTCATATAGCTGAGCTGGGTGTCTAAAAGGAATCTGTTGTAGTATTTCTGAAAAGCGAGGATCATTTGCTAAAAGATCATAGGCCTTTGTGAGATCATTTTGTTGTGTTAGTTGTAGTAATTCACGTTTTCCGACATCCTCACCTTGAATGAATTTCACTCCCAATGGAAAATTAGAACCTACCACCTTTCCATATATTTCTGAATTCATAAAATTTCCAAATCGCACAAAGACAGCGCCAATAGATATGGGAACTACAATGCGGTCTAGAATCCAAAGGAGTGAGAATTCAGGGAATTTCTTAATATAAAGATACATTGCTAGGATAATACCTATGGCAGCTCCATGGCTAGCTAGACCGGCAAATCCAGTAAATTCAAATGGATTAAATCGGAAGGGGAGTAAGATTTCAGCTGGATGTTGGCTAAAATAGTCCCAGTCATAGAAAAAAACATGGCCAAGGCGAGCTCCTACTAATGTGGCAATAACTGTGTAAATAAAAAGACTATCTAGTTTATCGAGTGATTTTTTCTCGTTAATAAAAATCTTTTTCATAAGATACCAGCCAATGGTAAAGGCCAGTACAAACATGAGGCTATAATAGCGTACCTGAAAAAAACCAAGATCAAACAGCGTGTCGCTGGGATTCCATACAATGTTAATAAAGTTCATTCGTCAGATTTGATATAACTATGTAGTTGTAAATATACTTAATTGATAGGAATAGTAGTAAAAATGTACTTTAAAAAAACATAAAATATCCAGGATATTATATAATTACCAGGTTTTGAAGATTAATTCTAATTTTAATTTGACGGAATGCTCCTATGAAAATAGTGAATTATTCCAAGGTTTTCACCTCATTTGTATTTTTGTTAATATAGTATTCACTATGGAAAAGAAGGTATATAAGATTCGAGTTCACGGAAAATGTACCATGATTGAAAAGTGAGATTTGGTTAGGGAACAGGATCGTACCCACTACCACCCCAAGGGTGACAACTAAAAATACGTTTAATTGCCAACCATCCTCCTCTGAATAGTCCGTGCTTTTTAAGTGCTTCTGCAGTATAATGAGAGCATGTAGGTGAGTACCTACATGCTGCTGGTGTAAGTGGTGAGATCACATATTGGTAGAAACGGACCAATAGTAAAAATGGTGCTATTAGAATTTTTTTTAGCAAGCTTTTTTATTGCAATGTAAATGTAGTCCCGTCTTTTCCGTCTTTTAATTGAATTCCAAGAGATTCAAGTTCAATACGTATTTTGTCTGATAGAGCCCAATCCTTATTCGCCCGGGCTTCCGCTCTTAACTGTATAAGTAGCTCTACAACTCCGTTTAATTTTTGATTTTGATTGCTTCCTTCATTAGTTACATTTTCCAGTCCTAAAATATCAAACACAAATGCATTTAGGGAGGCAGTAAACAAGCTTAAGTCTGTAGCTGTAATTTGTTCTTTACCATCTTTAATAAGATTTATATAACGAACAGCTTCAAATAATTGAGCTATTAATATGGGGCTATTGAAATCATCGTTCATGGCGTCATAACCACTCTGTATCCATGTAGCTATGTCGACACTAGATTTGTCAGCTACCGGAAGTCTATCCAGCATTTGAATGGCTTCCATAAGTCTATAATACCCTTTTTCAGAAGCTTCAAGAGCATCATTACTGAAATCTAGAATACTCCTATAGTGGGCCTGAAGTATAAAAAACCTTGTAACAGAAGGCGAAAAAGGTTTACTTAAAATGGTATTTTCTCCAGAGAATATTTCATTTGGAAGGATGTTATTTCCAGTGGATTTAGCCATTTTCTTTCCGTTTAAGGTAAGCATGTTGGCATGCA harbors:
- the idi gene encoding isopentenyl-diphosphate Delta-isomerase → MKEEEVILVDQQDNPIGLMPKMEAHEKALLHRAFSVFIINDQGETMLQQRALHKYHSPGLWTNTCCSHQRHGESNIQAGKRRLMEEMGFVTDLEEKVSFIYKAPFDNGLTEHEFDHVMVGYYNETPTINPEEVADWKWMAIEEVKSDIEKEPEKYTAWFKIIFDKFYIHLTQSIRP
- a CDS encoding GNAT family N-acetyltransferase, whose protein sequence is MSGKRLDTERLYLLPTTLEDAEFFMRLVNTPKWLRYIGDRNIKTVDDAKGYIEHRVLSQYKRLGYSSFTIIRKSDHEKLGVCGIYEREGLDSKDIGFAFLPEFEGQGFGYEAASALRDAAFKEFGLSELLAITSQSNLGSQKLLLKLGMQPQGKIVLPNETEELFLFSLSR
- a CDS encoding DUF192 domain-containing protein — protein: MIAIFQKHIGKTLISISLMGVFSLIILRKCNPPPQDINLAEITFTKEGTASIFNANGKLLKVISIEIAETPAETQVGLMYREHMEPLQGMLFIFNQEEPRYFYMKNTIIPLDIIYLDKDLKVVSFHQNTTPMDESSLPSEVPAQYVLEINAGLMEKWGIKKGSYISFSRD
- the lgt gene encoding prolipoprotein diacylglyceryl transferase; translation: MNFINIVWNPSDTLFDLGFFQVRYYSLMFVLAFTIGWYLMKKIFINEKKSLDKLDSLFIYTVIATLVGARLGHVFFYDWDYFSQHPAEILLPFRFNPFEFTGFAGLASHGAAIGIILAMYLYIKKFPEFSLLWILDRIVVPISIGAVFVRFGNFMNSEIYGKVVGSNFPLGVKFIQGEDVGKRELLQLTQQNDLTKAYDLLANDPRFSEILQQIPFRHPAQLYEAFGYIFVFIILWYAYWKTTKKEQPGFLFGLFLVLLWTVRFIVEFVKESQGGFEKSLDLLSTGQWLSIPFILIGFFFMFRKPKMA
- the yidD gene encoding membrane protein insertion efficiency factor YidD, producing MLKKILIAPFLLLVRFYQYVISPLTPAACRYSPTCSHYTAEALKKHGLFRGGWLAIKRIFSCHPWGGSGYDPVP